A portion of the Candidatus Nitrosotenuis aquarius genome contains these proteins:
- a CDS encoding Ig-like domain-containing protein, translating to MKSWALLYLILSSAFVMPAHNVFALNEDPDIIWTGAGGDTDWFNVNNWDLGRLPDSGEIIGIPFVPSSPIVNMTSDFTVDSILEVDPGVTLNVDSGAILTVNNLVLSNGDLANDGTIEIQGQVTADEILNYGTVNIFTDLTVDNIINHGVITNEENFVVRIHFINTAQLNNNNGSFDNDNTSTTDNYGIITNLDNLNNYGIFNNFGTITNSGDMRNEGTFVNDGTIENNGTISVDCDSPIGGNIIGSAPQEDDCDVDVTPPVFDPLTVPASFTVEAFPPNNEVIFVTPEANDDVDGLVPVACILVEGSIPAPPVQVSALGDYAVSCTAEDAAGNQATISFTITVEDTQPPIIQAPPDQTFQATDILTPLDETDYGTATATDALPVTITNNAPSEFPLGDTTITWTATDTSGHSSTATQIITIEDTTAPTVIIESLPAITGIISHTLDVTFSEPVTGLDASDFATLGLTIDSLSGSGATYQIQVTLTEGFNSVSLPAGSAIDAATNGNEISVEVTSTLDTIQPSVTIDPVTSPTSNQTPTITGTAEPGSILTVTVGTQIFGPITVAPSGIWSVGPTAPLGDGTFTINASAVDQAGNIGTATPQSFTVDTIQPSVTIDPVTSPTSNQTPTITGTAEPGSILTVTVGTQIFGPITVAPSGIWSVGPTAPLGDGTFTINASAVDQAGNIGTATPQSFTVDTIQPSVTIDPVTSPTSNQTPTITGTAEPGSILTVTVGTQIFGPITVAPSGIWSVGPTAPLGDGTFTINASAVDQAGNIGTATPQSFTVNITPPVVTVDYIFTNDSTPTLTGTINDPSATISVTINSNTHTATNEGSTWTIDFATSLLEGTYDVQVTATDSIGNVGTDNTLNELTIDTTAPTVIIESLPAITGIISHTLDVTFSEPVTGLDASDFATLGLTIDSLSGSGATYQIQVTLTEGFNSVSLPAGSAIDAATNGNEISVEVTSTLDTIPPSAPVITTPSNGAFLGTNLVSITGTHNEPGATIDVFVNGISHGTTTVQPDGTWELDLSLADNTYQFVARAYDAINNESPQSNFVTVTIDTQAPDTTITSPADNSVTNISTPTITGLTEPNAIVHVFVDNTEIGTTIAEPDGSWSFPITTPLSDDTYTIEAAGEDSLGNIDESPAFITLTIDTTAPTVIIESLPAITGIISHTLDVTFSEPVTGLDASDFATLGLTIDSLSGSGATYQIQVTLTEGFNSVSLPAGSAIDAATNGNEISVEVTSTLDTIPPSAPVITSPIDGTTTSDNTPTITGTGEIGATINVFDGTISLGTTIVQPDGTWSFITATLPDGTHTFTATQVDQAGNTSLPSVPVLLTIISVPNNIVLSGIIRDFKISHPDFEENEIFTDLGIVQTALATDKEPIYNGNPTTGTRTTSGLVNYNQWYNHVNTINDCTTYDITLNGSTSNPNIFVYNNTSFFPIDGQLFGNEGKPHNYHFTYQVNAKFTYQSGQNQFITLSGDDDIWVFINGNRVIDLGGVHPIQSATIRLDTLGLTSGQTYDFALFFAERQTTQSDLGVSTNVQFTPVPAGQCKAVDAVNDSATTNGIPVTINALSNDSGITTINSITAPTSGTAVISGTSIVYTPASGFAGTEYLTYEGVNTSGASDTATIIITVGPPVQLYCGLPESSYFKVIRGTNGNDNLVGTQQNDLILGNGGKDNIEGLGGDDCIYGGDGDDKLNGNNGNDTIYGGSGKDNISGNNDDDSLYGEDNDDKIEGGNGDDLIDGGNNKDECKGGNGNNTILQCEKGDQNTGSTKRLTGTIRDFKASFPDMEQGCSGLLCDGVELGIVKNTLGSDNKPVFNQEKPSTNGATNFNKWYNDVSGTNMAKPFTVTLKQSNSDPNIYTFDSGDGFFPIDDELFGNERRNHNYHFTLELHSTFQFQNGQMFKFTGDDDLWVFVDKKLVMDLGGVHPESSKTITSANLVALGLTPGQTYQMDIFFAERQTTESNFRIDTSFGMS from the coding sequence ATGAAGTCTTGGGCGTTACTCTACTTGATATTATCTTCTGCATTTGTAATGCCAGCTCATAATGTCTTTGCTCTAAACGAAGATCCCGATATAATCTGGACTGGAGCAGGTGGTGACACTGATTGGTTTAATGTCAATAACTGGGATCTAGGCCGACTTCCAGATAGTGGAGAAATAATTGGAATCCCATTTGTTCCTTCAAGTCCAATTGTCAACATGACTTCAGATTTTACAGTAGACAGTATTCTTGAAGTTGATCCAGGCGTTACCCTTAACGTTGATAGTGGAGCTATTCTGACAGTAAACAATCTTGTATTATCAAACGGTGACTTGGCAAATGATGGTACAATAGAAATACAGGGACAGGTGACTGCTGATGAGATCCTCAACTATGGTACTGTGAATATTTTCACCGATCTTACCGTCGATAATATTATCAACCATGGTGTGATAACAAACGAAGAAAACTTTGTAGTTCGCATTCATTTTATCAATACCGCGCAATTAAACAATAACAATGGTTCTTTTGATAACGACAATACTTCGACTACTGATAATTATGGCATCATTACCAACTTGGATAATCTAAATAATTATGGAATCTTTAACAATTTTGGCACAATTACCAATAGCGGTGACATGAGAAATGAAGGTACTTTTGTAAATGATGGTACCATTGAAAATAATGGAACAATTAGCGTAGATTGTGATAGCCCAATAGGTGGTAACATAATTGGCTCTGCACCACAAGAAGATGATTGCGATGTTGATGTAACTCCTCCAGTGTTTGATCCTCTAACTGTACCTGCAAGCTTTACAGTAGAGGCATTTCCACCAAATAACGAAGTAATCTTTGTAACTCCAGAAGCTAATGATGATGTTGATGGATTAGTCCCAGTAGCATGTATCCTAGTTGAAGGAAGCATCCCAGCACCACCAGTCCAAGTATCTGCATTAGGGGACTACGCAGTGAGCTGTACTGCGGAGGATGCTGCCGGAAACCAAGCAACCATATCGTTCACAATAACTGTAGAAGATACACAACCACCAATCATTCAGGCGCCCCCAGATCAAACATTCCAAGCAACCGACATACTAACTCCACTTGACGAGACAGATTATGGCACTGCAACAGCAACAGATGCTCTACCAGTAACCATAACAAACAATGCTCCATCAGAATTCCCGCTTGGCGATACAACAATAACATGGACCGCAACAGATACTTCGGGCCATTCTTCGACGGCTACTCAAATCATAACAATAGAAGACACTACAGCCCCCACCGTCATAATAGAGTCACTCCCAGCCATAACAGGCATCATATCTCACACACTTGATGTTACATTTAGCGAGCCGGTAACAGGACTAGACGCATCCGACTTTGCAACATTAGGACTGACAATTGACAGCTTATCCGGCTCTGGCGCCACCTACCAAATCCAAGTAACACTGACAGAAGGATTCAACTCTGTATCGCTTCCAGCCGGCTCGGCTATTGATGCTGCCACCAACGGCAACGAAATATCAGTCGAGGTCACCTCAACACTGGATACCATCCAGCCATCAGTAACAATTGATCCAGTGACGTCCCCAACAAGCAACCAAACCCCGACAATCACTGGTACTGCAGAACCTGGCTCCATACTCACAGTGACGGTTGGAACACAGATATTTGGACCAATAACGGTGGCCCCATCAGGCATATGGTCAGTAGGACCAACTGCACCGCTTGGTGATGGCACATTTACCATAAACGCATCAGCAGTAGATCAGGCGGGAAATATTGGTACTGCAACACCACAATCGTTTACTGTAGATACCATCCAGCCATCAGTAACAATTGATCCAGTGACGTCCCCAACAAGCAACCAAACCCCGACAATCACTGGTACTGCAGAACCTGGCTCCATACTCACAGTGACGGTTGGAACACAGATATTTGGACCAATAACGGTGGCCCCATCAGGCATATGGTCAGTAGGACCAACTGCACCGCTTGGTGATGGCACATTTACCATAAACGCATCAGCAGTAGATCAGGCGGGAAATATTGGTACTGCAACACCACAATCGTTTACTGTAGATACCATCCAGCCATCAGTAACAATTGATCCAGTGACGTCCCCAACAAGCAACCAAACCCCGACAATCACTGGTACTGCAGAACCTGGCTCCATACTCACAGTGACGGTTGGAACACAGATATTTGGACCAATAACGGTGGCCCCATCAGGCATATGGTCAGTAGGACCAACTGCACCGCTTGGTGATGGCACATTTACCATAAACGCATCAGCAGTAGATCAGGCGGGAAATATTGGTACTGCAACACCACAATCGTTTACTGTAAACATTACTCCACCAGTAGTAACGGTGGACTATATCTTCACAAATGATTCTACCCCAACTCTTACTGGCACAATTAATGATCCATCAGCTACCATCTCAGTTACAATAAATAGCAATACTCATACAGCCACCAATGAAGGCAGCACATGGACAATTGACTTTGCAACATCTCTCTTGGAGGGTACTTATGATGTACAAGTAACAGCAACAGACTCTATTGGAAATGTTGGAACTGATAATACACTAAATGAATTAACAATAGACACTACAGCCCCCACCGTCATAATAGAGTCACTCCCAGCCATAACAGGCATCATATCTCACACACTTGATGTTACATTTAGCGAGCCGGTAACAGGACTAGACGCATCCGACTTTGCAACATTAGGACTGACAATTGACAGCTTATCCGGCTCTGGCGCCACCTACCAAATCCAAGTAACACTGACAGAAGGATTCAACTCTGTATCGCTTCCAGCCGGCTCGGCTATTGATGCTGCCACCAACGGCAACGAAATATCAGTCGAGGTCACCTCAACACTGGATACTATTCCGCCAAGCGCACCAGTAATCACGACTCCAAGTAATGGTGCATTTCTTGGAACTAATCTAGTTAGTATAACTGGAACTCATAACGAACCAGGAGCTACAATTGATGTATTTGTAAATGGAATATCTCATGGCACTACAACAGTTCAACCAGACGGAACATGGGAATTGGATCTCTCGCTGGCAGATAACACCTATCAATTCGTTGCAAGAGCATATGATGCAATAAACAACGAATCCCCACAATCTAATTTTGTAACAGTTACAATAGATACACAGGCACCTGACACTACGATAACATCACCTGCAGATAATTCTGTTACAAATATTTCCACACCTACCATCACAGGTTTGACCGAACCTAATGCAATAGTACACGTATTTGTTGACAACACCGAAATCGGAACTACTATCGCAGAACCTGATGGCTCTTGGTCATTTCCAATAACCACGCCGCTTTCTGATGATACTTATACAATTGAGGCAGCAGGCGAGGACTCGTTAGGCAATATTGACGAATCTCCTGCATTCATCACATTAACAATAGACACTACAGCCCCCACCGTCATAATAGAGTCACTCCCAGCCATAACAGGCATCATATCTCACACACTTGATGTTACATTTAGCGAGCCGGTAACAGGACTAGACGCATCCGACTTTGCAACATTAGGACTGACAATTGACAGCTTATCCGGCTCTGGCGCCACCTACCAAATCCAAGTAACACTGACAGAAGGATTCAACTCTGTATCGCTTCCAGCCGGCTCGGCTATTGATGCTGCCACCAACGGCAACGAAATATCAGTCGAGGTCACCTCAACACTGGATACTATTCCGCCAAGCGCACCAGTTATAACAAGTCCTATTGATGGAACAACTACATCTGATAACACCCCAACAATCACTGGAACTGGAGAAATAGGCGCAACAATTAATGTCTTTGACGGAACAATATCTCTTGGTACAACTATAGTACAACCAGATGGAACTTGGTCGTTTATCACCGCGACCTTGCCTGATGGTACACATACATTTACGGCAACCCAAGTTGATCAAGCAGGAAATACAAGCTTGCCATCCGTACCGGTTCTGTTGACCATCATCTCAGTACCAAACAATATTGTATTATCAGGTATAATCCGCGACTTTAAGATCTCACACCCAGACTTTGAAGAAAATGAAATCTTTACTGATCTTGGAATAGTGCAAACTGCGCTTGCCACAGATAAAGAACCAATTTACAATGGAAACCCAACAACTGGCACAAGAACCACATCTGGACTTGTCAACTATAATCAATGGTATAACCACGTAAATACAATAAATGACTGTACTACATACGACATTACACTAAACGGCTCAACTTCCAATCCAAACATATTTGTCTACAACAACACTTCATTCTTCCCAATTGATGGACAGCTATTTGGCAATGAAGGAAAACCACACAACTACCATTTCACATACCAAGTAAATGCCAAATTCACATACCAGTCAGGCCAGAATCAATTCATCACACTGAGCGGTGATGATGACATATGGGTCTTTATCAATGGAAATCGAGTCATCGATTTGGGAGGGGTTCATCCTATTCAGTCAGCTACAATACGACTTGATACACTAGGATTGACATCTGGACAAACTTATGACTTTGCACTATTCTTTGCAGAAAGACAGACTACACAGTCAGATCTTGGGGTCTCTACTAATGTCCAGTTTACACCAGTCCCAGCAGGACAATGCAAGGCAGTAGATGCTGTAAATGACAGCGCAACTACTAATGGAATTCCAGTAACAATTAATGCATTATCCAATGATTCTGGAATAACTACAATCAACTCTATTACTGCTCCAACAAGTGGTACTGCAGTAATCTCTGGAACATCAATAGTTTATACTCCAGCCTCAGGATTTGCAGGAACTGAATATCTTACTTACGAGGGTGTCAACACCAGTGGTGCATCAGACACTGCAACCATCATAATCACTGTGGGACCACCAGTACAGCTCTATTGTGGATTACCAGAATCATCATACTTTAAGGTAATAAGAGGAACAAACGGTAACGACAACCTAGTTGGAACACAACAAAATGATCTGATCCTAGGAAATGGAGGCAAGGACAACATAGAAGGACTTGGAGGAGATGACTGTATCTATGGAGGAGATGGAGATGACAAACTAAACGGTAACAATGGAAACGATACGATTTATGGCGGATCTGGCAAAGACAACATTTCAGGAAATAATGATGATGACAGTTTGTACGGTGAAGACAATGACGATAAAATAGAAGGCGGAAATGGAGACGACCTAATTGATGGAGGAAACAACAAGGACGAGTGCAAGGGTGGAAATGGCAACAATACCATACTGCAATGTGAAAAGGGAGATCAGAATACTGGAAGCACAAAAAGACTGACAGGAACAATTAGGGATTTCAAGGCATCCTTCCCAGACATGGAACAAGGATGTAGTGGTTTATTGTGTGATGGAGTTGAACTCGGAATAGTCAAGAATACCCTTGGCTCAGACAACAAACCAGTGTTCAACCAAGAAAAACCGTCAACAAACGGAGCTACGAACTTTAACAAATGGTACAATGATGTTTCTGGAACCAACATGGCAAAGCCATTTACAGTAACGCTCAAACAATCAAACTCAGATCCTAACATTTACACATTCGATTCCGGTGATGGATTCTTCCCAATAGATGATGAATTGTTTGGAAATGAGAGAAGGAACCATAATTATCACTTTACTCTAGAATTGCACTCTACATTCCAGTTCCAAAATGGACAAATGTTCAAGTTCACAGGAGACGATGATCTGTGGGTCTTTGTAGACAAAAAACTTGTAATGGATCTTGGTGGTGTACATCCAGAGAGCTCCAAAACAATTACCTCTGCTAATCTAGTAGCATTAGGCCTAACTCCTGGACAAACATACCAAATGGATATCTTCTTTGCAGAAAGACAAACTACCGAGTCTAACTTTAGAATCGATACATCATTTGGAATGAGCTAA